The sequence below is a genomic window from Longimicrobium sp..
GACTTGAACACCTCGGGGCCCGCCATCTTCACGTAGTGCGACCGGTCGTCGAGCACCGACAGGTCCAGCGGAATGCGCGCGCCGCCGCCGGGCCGCCACAGCAGCTCGGCCAGGGTGCCGTCGCTCTTCATGTACGTCGAGAGGATGCCGCGCCCGTCCGTGGCCCGCTGCACCACCGCCGCCCCGGCGCCGTCGCCGAAGAGCACGCAGGTGGTGCGGTCCGTCCAGTCGACGATGGACGACATCTTTTCCGTCGCGCAGACCAGGATCGTCTCCGCCTGCCCCGAGGCGATGTGCGCCTCGGCCATCGACAGCCCGTACAGGAAGCCCGAGCACGCCGTCGCGAAGTCGTACGCGGCGGCGTTGCGGGCGCCCAGCAGGGCCTGCACGTCGCACGCGGTGCTGGGCAGAAGGCGGTCGGGCGTGGCGGTGGACAGCAGGATCATGTCCAGGTCCAGCGGGCCGACGCCGGCGCGCTCCATGGCCACGCGCGCCGCGGCGGCGGCCATGTCGGCGGCGCCCGTCTC
It includes:
- a CDS encoding beta-ketoacyl-ACP synthase III, translating into MIQPSPIAPRARLVSTGRFNPERVVTNAEMATIVETNDEWITSRTGIRERRIASKETGAADMAAAAARVAMERAGVGPLDLDMILLSTATPDRLLPSTACDVQALLGARNAAAYDFATACSGFLYGLSMAEAHIASGQAETILVCATEKMSSIVDWTDRTTCVLFGDGAGAAVVQRATDGRGILSTYMKSDGTLAELLWRPGGGARIPLDLSVLDDRSHYVKMAGPEVFKSAVRAMCEAAETALVRAGVTSDQIDLMVPHQANVRIIESTAKYAKMPMDRVYVNVDRYGNMSSASIPVALDEAVEKGLAGPGSLVLMVAFGAGFTWASNVVRL